The Castanea sativa cultivar Marrone di Chiusa Pesio chromosome 11, ASM4071231v1 genome contains a region encoding:
- the LOC142616175 gene encoding F-box protein At3g07870-like, whose translation MWMINKKNLFLLRMQPYAASFNGRLHWLGQDKKDGSTIIVSFDLESENFHHIPIPSKCKSRLDGKDCHIAVLGRCLSLVDYNDIWSMKIYGVKESCIKEYTVMPFERLIGPIRPLCLLPNHNILIELQYLPESLYVYSADSMEIYKVRIHDLPPCHSYQVVSIVDDTLDSISNGCKQKSPDV comes from the coding sequence ATGTGGATGATCAACAAAAAGAACCTGTTCTTGCTTCGGATGCAACCCTATGCAGCTTCGTTTAATGGAAGACTACATTGGTTAGGCCAAGATAAGAAAGATGGTTCCACAATTATAGTTTCATTCGATTTGGAGTCCGAAAATTTTCACCATATTCCAATTCCAAGTAAATGTAAATCTAGACTGGATGGGAAAGATTGCCACATTGCAGTGCTGGGAAGGTGTCTCAGTTTGGTTGATTATAATGACATATGGTCAATGAAAATTTATGGTGTAAAGGAGTCTTGCATTAAAGAATACACCGTGATGCCTTTTGAACGTTTGATAGGACCTATTCGGCCTCTATGTCTACTGCCAAATCATAACATTTTGATCGAGTTGCAATATCTGCCAGAGAGTTTGTATGTTTATAGTGCAGATTCGATGGAAATCTACAAGGTAAGAATTCATGACCTCCCCCCTTGCCATTCATACCAAGTAGTTTCTATTGTTGATGATACTCTTGACAGTATATCAAATGGGTGCAAGCAGAAGAGCCCAGATGTATAG